In Morganella morganii, the following are encoded in one genomic region:
- the clpA gene encoding ATP-dependent Clp protease ATP-binding subunit ClpA, translating into MLNQELELSLNIAFAKARDNRHEFMTVEHLLLALLGNKSAREALEACRVNLAILRQELEHFIEQTTPLLPEGDDRETQPTLSFQRVLQRAVFHVQSSGRNEVNGANVLVAIFSEQESQGAYLLRKHDVSRLDIVNFISHGTTKGEDENESGPSFDEPSQSAAEESTGGEDSLDNFTTNLNDLARKGQIDPLIGRQAELERTIQVLCRRRKNNPLFVGESGVGKTAIAEGLAWRIEQDDVPEVIKGYTIFSLDIGSLLAGTKYRGDFEKRFKALLKVLEKNEKSILFIDEIHTIIGAGAASGGQVDAANLIKPLLSNGKIRVIGSTTYQEFSNIFDKDKALTRRFQKIDINEPTADETVRIINGLKARYEAHHDVRYTAKAIQAAVDLSVKYITDRHLPDKAIDVIDEAGARTRLMPLSRRKKTIGVGEIEAIVARIARIPEKTVSSSDKDLLRNLDSRLKMLVFGQDPAIDALTESIKMSRAGLGNEQKPIGAFLLAGPTGVGKTEVTVQLSKAMGIKLLRFDMSEYMERHTVSRLIGAPPGYVGFDQGGLLTDAVIKHPHAVVLLDEIEKAHPDVFNLLLQVMDNGTLTDNNGRKADFRNVILVMTTNAGVRETQRKSIGFTEQDNSTDAMAEIKRVFTPEFRNRLDGIVWFNALSQPIIAQVVDKFIVELQAQLDAKGVSIEVSARARTWLAEKGYDPAMGARPMARVIQDKLKKPLANELLFGELVNGGSVIIDLDKKKDELTYRFSALKEKSGDPVA; encoded by the coding sequence ATGCTCAATCAAGAATTAGAGCTCAGTCTGAATATCGCCTTTGCCAAAGCAAGGGACAACCGGCATGAATTTATGACCGTAGAGCACCTGCTGCTGGCGTTATTAGGTAACAAATCAGCCCGTGAGGCGCTTGAAGCCTGCCGCGTTAACCTGGCCATCCTGCGCCAGGAACTTGAGCATTTTATTGAACAGACCACACCGCTGCTGCCGGAAGGGGATGATCGTGAAACCCAGCCGACACTCAGTTTCCAGCGCGTGTTGCAGCGCGCCGTTTTCCATGTTCAGTCATCGGGCCGTAATGAAGTCAACGGCGCGAATGTGCTGGTGGCCATTTTCAGTGAGCAGGAGTCCCAGGGGGCTTATCTGCTGCGCAAGCATGATGTCAGCCGTCTGGATATTGTGAATTTCATCTCTCACGGCACCACCAAAGGTGAGGATGAAAATGAGAGCGGCCCGTCCTTTGATGAGCCGTCACAGTCTGCTGCCGAAGAGAGTACCGGCGGTGAGGACAGTCTGGATAATTTCACCACCAATCTTAATGACCTGGCCCGTAAAGGCCAGATTGACCCGCTGATCGGCCGTCAGGCGGAGCTGGAGCGCACCATTCAGGTGCTGTGCCGCCGCCGTAAAAATAACCCGCTGTTTGTCGGGGAATCCGGGGTCGGTAAAACCGCGATTGCGGAAGGGCTCGCCTGGCGTATCGAGCAGGATGATGTACCGGAAGTGATCAAAGGCTATACCATTTTTTCTCTGGATATCGGCTCACTCCTGGCCGGTACCAAGTACCGCGGTGATTTCGAGAAGCGCTTTAAGGCACTGCTGAAAGTGCTGGAGAAAAACGAAAAAAGCATTCTGTTTATTGATGAGATCCACACCATCATTGGTGCCGGTGCGGCATCCGGTGGTCAGGTGGATGCGGCAAACCTGATTAAACCGTTATTATCCAACGGGAAGATCCGGGTGATTGGTTCCACAACCTATCAGGAATTCAGCAATATCTTTGACAAAGATAAAGCGCTGACCCGCCGTTTCCAGAAAATTGATATCAATGAACCGACTGCCGATGAAACCGTGCGTATCATTAACGGCCTGAAAGCCCGATATGAGGCACACCACGATGTGCGTTACACCGCGAAAGCTATTCAGGCGGCTGTGGATCTGTCGGTGAAATACATCACTGACCGCCATCTGCCGGATAAAGCGATTGATGTCATTGATGAAGCCGGGGCAAGAACCCGTCTGATGCCGCTGAGCCGCCGTAAGAAAACCATTGGCGTCGGTGAAATTGAGGCAATTGTGGCACGGATCGCGCGTATCCCGGAAAAAACCGTTTCCAGCAGTGACAAAGATCTGCTGCGTAACCTCGACAGCCGCCTGAAAATGCTGGTCTTCGGCCAGGATCCGGCGATTGATGCTCTGACGGAATCCATCAAAATGAGCCGTGCGGGTCTGGGGAACGAGCAGAAACCGATTGGTGCCTTCCTGCTGGCAGGGCCGACCGGGGTCGGGAAAACCGAAGTCACTGTGCAGTTATCCAAAGCAATGGGTATCAAGCTGCTGCGCTTTGATATGTCCGAGTACATGGAGCGTCACACCGTCAGTCGTCTGATTGGTGCACCTCCGGGCTATGTCGGGTTTGATCAGGGCGGATTGCTGACGGATGCGGTTATCAAACACCCGCATGCGGTGGTGCTGCTTGATGAGATCGAAAAAGCGCACCCGGATGTCTTTAACCTGTTATTACAGGTGATGGATAACGGGACACTGACCGATAACAACGGGCGCAAAGCGGATTTCCGTAACGTGATCCTGGTGATGACCACCAACGCCGGTGTGCGTGAAACCCAGCGTAAATCCATCGGGTTTACCGAGCAGGACAACAGCACTGACGCGATGGCGGAAATCAAACGGGTGTTCACACCGGAGTTCCGTAACCGTCTGGACGGCATTGTCTGGTTTAATGCGCTGTCGCAGCCGATTATCGCTCAGGTGGTCGACAAGTTCATTGTTGAACTCCAGGCGCAGCTGGATGCGAAAGGTGTTTCCATTGAAGTGTCTGCCCGTGCCCGTACATGGCTGGCAGAAAAAGGGTATGACCCGGCGATGGGCGCACGTCCGATGGCCCGTGTGATTCAGGATAAACTGAAAAAACCGCTGGCGAACGAATTACTGTTCGGTGAGCTGGTGAACGGCGGTTCGGTGATTATCGATCTTGATAAGAAGAAAGATGAACTGACTTACCGCTTCAGTGCCCTGAAAGAGAAATCCGGCGACCCGGTAGCCTGA
- the clpS gene encoding ATP-dependent Clp protease adapter ClpS, with product MSHYQSESQTDVTLREKALQKIQPPSMYKVVLNNDDYTPMDFVVEVLQKFFSYNVDRATQIMLDIHYQGKGICGVFTAEIAEMKTTLVNTYAKDNDHPLLCTLEKV from the coding sequence ATGAGTCACTATCAATCTGAATCACAAACGGATGTCACGCTCAGGGAAAAAGCGCTGCAGAAGATACAGCCACCGTCAATGTACAAGGTGGTTTTAAACAACGACGACTATACCCCTATGGACTTTGTGGTTGAAGTTTTACAAAAGTTCTTTTCTTATAATGTTGATCGTGCGACGCAGATTATGCTCGACATCCATTATCAGGGAAAAGGGATCTGCGGGGTATTTACCGCTGAAATCGCTGAAATGAAAACAACACTGGTCAATACGTACGCGAAAGACAACGATCATCCGTTGCTGTGTACACTCGAGAAGGTATAA
- the cspD gene encoding cold shock domain-containing protein CspD, whose product METGTVKWFNNAKGFGFICPSDGGDDIFVHYSTIQMDGYRTLKAGQKVNYDTIQGPKGHHVSVIIPVTEDDDTTAP is encoded by the coding sequence ATGGAAACAGGTACTGTTAAGTGGTTCAACAACGCCAAGGGTTTCGGGTTTATCTGCCCGTCGGATGGTGGTGACGATATTTTTGTACACTATTCGACGATTCAGATGGACGGCTACCGCACGCTGAAGGCGGGTCAGAAAGTGAATTATGACACCATTCAGGGACCAAAAGGGCATCACGTCAGTGTGATTATTCCGGTTACTGAAGATGACGACACCACAGCGCCGTAA
- the macB gene encoding macrolide ABC transporter ATP-binding protein/permease MacB: protein MSALLELRNIYRRYPSGDSSVTVLDDVSLTISAGEMVAIIGQSGSGKSTLMNILGCLDTPSDGHYFVAGKNTAELSGDELAALRREHFGFIFQRYHLLSHLSAEQNVEMPAIYAGLSARERRERAAALLQRLGLGERLIYRPGQLSGGQQQRVSIARALMNGGEVILADEPTGALDSQSGKEVMAILRQLCDAGHTVIIVTHDPSIAAQAARIIEIKDGHILSDSGSVINPQAKALAAKPALKSSAFSRFLGRFNEALLMAWRAMVVNKMRTLLTMLGIIIGIASVVTILVIGDAAKALVLSDIKSIGTNTIFVYPGKDFGSDPGQDQQSLKPGDVDVIRQQPYVYAASAEIENSARLRRGNLDSAARITGIGPDFFTVYDMRFGEGRAFSPEMYERRSQVVIIDMNTKRKLFPHQNNVIGEMLLVGNMPATVVGVIADRKSMFGNSKTLQVWMPYTTLTGRLMQRNYLDMISVRIRDGYNTKNAEEQLVRLMTLRHGKKDTFTYNLDSIVKTVDKTTTTMQLFLTLVAVISLVVGGIGVMNIMLVSVTERTREIGIRMAVGARAGDVMQQFLIEAVLVCLMGGAIGLGLSYSIAFAAKMALPDWEFVFRPAAIVSAVLCSTAIGIIFGFLPARNAAKLDPIDALARE from the coding sequence ATGAGCGCATTATTAGAACTGCGGAATATTTACCGCCGTTATCCTTCCGGAGACAGCAGTGTCACGGTGCTGGATGATGTCTCACTGACTATCAGTGCCGGTGAAATGGTGGCGATTATCGGCCAGTCCGGCTCCGGTAAATCCACGCTGATGAATATCCTCGGCTGCCTGGACACGCCGAGTGACGGGCACTATTTTGTTGCCGGAAAAAACACGGCAGAGCTGAGCGGTGATGAACTGGCGGCGCTGCGCCGTGAACATTTCGGCTTTATTTTTCAGCGTTACCATCTGTTATCCCACCTCAGTGCTGAGCAAAATGTGGAAATGCCGGCTATCTATGCCGGACTGAGCGCCCGTGAGCGCCGTGAACGGGCCGCAGCGCTGTTGCAGCGCCTGGGGCTGGGTGAGCGGCTGATTTACCGGCCGGGACAGCTCTCCGGCGGACAGCAGCAGCGTGTCAGTATCGCCCGTGCCCTGATGAACGGCGGGGAAGTGATCCTCGCGGATGAACCGACCGGCGCACTCGACAGTCAGTCGGGCAAAGAGGTGATGGCTATTCTGCGCCAGCTCTGTGACGCCGGACATACGGTGATTATCGTCACCCATGATCCGTCCATTGCCGCACAGGCGGCGCGGATCATTGAAATCAAAGACGGACATATCCTCAGCGACAGCGGATCAGTCATTAACCCGCAGGCGAAAGCGCTGGCTGCGAAACCAGCGCTGAAAAGCAGCGCGTTCAGCCGTTTCCTCGGCCGCTTTAATGAAGCGCTGCTGATGGCGTGGCGCGCCATGGTGGTCAACAAGATGCGGACTCTGCTCACCATGCTGGGCATTATTATCGGGATTGCCTCCGTGGTGACCATTCTGGTGATCGGGGATGCTGCCAAAGCACTGGTGTTGTCGGATATCAAATCCATCGGTACCAACACCATTTTTGTCTATCCCGGCAAAGATTTCGGCAGTGACCCGGGGCAGGATCAGCAATCTCTGAAGCCCGGCGATGTGGATGTGATCCGCCAGCAGCCGTATGTTTATGCGGCGTCAGCGGAAATAGAGAACAGTGCGCGTCTGCGCCGGGGCAATCTTGATTCTGCAGCCCGTATCACCGGCATCGGGCCGGACTTTTTCACTGTGTATGACATGCGTTTCGGCGAAGGGCGGGCGTTCTCTCCGGAGATGTACGAGCGCCGCTCCCAGGTTGTCATCATCGATATGAATACCAAACGCAAACTCTTTCCGCATCAGAATAATGTGATCGGGGAAATGCTGCTGGTGGGCAACATGCCTGCAACGGTGGTCGGTGTGATTGCGGATCGCAAATCCATGTTCGGTAACTCAAAAACCTTACAGGTCTGGATGCCGTACACCACCCTGACCGGGCGGCTGATGCAGCGCAACTATCTGGATATGATCTCTGTGCGCATCCGCGACGGTTACAACACCAAAAATGCGGAAGAGCAGCTGGTACGGCTGATGACGCTGCGCCACGGCAAAAAAGATACCTTCACCTACAACCTCGACAGCATTGTGAAAACCGTGGATAAAACCACGACCACCATGCAGCTCTTCCTGACGCTGGTGGCGGTAATTTCGCTGGTGGTGGGGGGAATTGGTGTGATGAACATCATGCTGGTCAGTGTGACGGAGCGCACCCGCGAAATCGGCATCCGTATGGCGGTTGGTGCGCGGGCAGGGGATGTGATGCAGCAGTTTCTGATTGAGGCGGTGCTGGTGTGTCTGATGGGCGGGGCTATCGGCCTCGGGCTTTCTTATTCCATTGCCTTTGCCGCCAAAATGGCACTGCCGGACTGGGAGTTTGTTTTCCGCCCTGCGGCGATTGTCAGCGCGGTGCTCTGTTCGACCGCTATCGGGATCATCTTCGGCTTTCTGCCGGCCAGAAATGCAGCTAAACTTGATCCTATTGATGCACTGGCGCGGGAGTAA
- the macA gene encoding macrolide transporter subunit MacA, with the protein MKAVSKKKIVTAGILIILIAGGFWFFTREDAPVSYMTADVQRGTLEKKVMATGKLDALQKVDVGAQVNGQLQTLNVKEGDFVKKGDLLAVIDPVKAQNVVIEAEQTVSEIKARLKQAEAEYAFAQATYQRRLALAKTQVISKQDVDEARRNMDVQRAAIDTYKAQVARNQATLDTARNDLQYTNIRAPMDGVVTELKTLQGQTVIAMQQAPTILSLADLDTMLVNAEVSEADVVYLKPGQKATFSVLGAPDKTFSGVITDILPKPQKINDAIFYYARFEVPNPQHVLKLDMTAQVTIALENRENVLKIPLAALGKEISPTEYEVQVLVNGQPETRQVTLGTRNDVEAEVVKGLAEHEKVVTGIDDGTAG; encoded by the coding sequence ATGAAAGCAGTTTCAAAGAAAAAAATAGTGACCGCCGGCATTCTGATTATTCTGATCGCCGGCGGTTTCTGGTTCTTCACCCGCGAAGATGCACCGGTCAGCTATATGACAGCGGATGTGCAGCGCGGCACACTCGAAAAAAAAGTGATGGCCACCGGCAAGCTGGATGCACTGCAGAAAGTGGATGTCGGTGCCCAGGTCAACGGGCAGCTGCAGACCCTGAATGTCAAAGAGGGTGATTTTGTTAAGAAGGGCGATTTGCTGGCGGTCATCGACCCGGTCAAAGCACAGAACGTGGTGATTGAGGCCGAGCAGACGGTCAGTGAAATCAAAGCGCGGCTGAAGCAGGCAGAGGCGGAGTATGCCTTTGCACAGGCAACCTATCAGCGGCGGCTGGCACTGGCAAAAACTCAGGTTATCTCAAAGCAGGATGTGGACGAGGCGCGGCGCAATATGGATGTGCAGCGTGCGGCGATTGATACCTATAAAGCGCAGGTGGCACGCAATCAGGCCACACTCGATACCGCCCGCAATGATTTGCAGTACACCAATATCCGTGCGCCGATGGACGGTGTGGTGACGGAGCTGAAAACATTACAGGGCCAGACGGTGATTGCCATGCAGCAGGCGCCGACCATCCTCTCCCTGGCGGATCTCGATACCATGCTGGTGAATGCGGAAGTCTCCGAGGCGGATGTGGTGTATCTGAAACCCGGCCAGAAAGCCACGTTCAGTGTGCTGGGCGCGCCGGATAAAACCTTCAGCGGCGTGATCACCGATATCCTGCCGAAACCGCAGAAAATCAATGACGCCATTTTCTATTATGCCCGTTTTGAAGTGCCGAACCCGCAGCATGTGCTGAAACTGGACATGACTGCCCAGGTCACTATCGCGCTGGAAAACCGCGAAAACGTGCTGAAAATCCCGCTGGCGGCACTGGGTAAAGAGATCTCCCCGACCGAATACGAAGTGCAGGTGCTGGTAAATGGTCAGCCGGAAACCCGTCAGGTGACACTCGGCACCCGTAATGATGTGGAAGCCGAGGTGGTTAAAGGCCTGGCGGAGCATGAGAAAGTGGTGACCGGTATTGATGACGGCACAGCAGGATAA
- a CDS encoding DUF2867 domain-containing protein, whose translation MPQQRILVLGASGYVGQNLIPQLIAAGHQVTAAARRVEWMQAQGWENTRCCYADLYDKSTLETLFQDIDVVYYLVHSMTDEDDLLARERLAAENVQEMLNKSAVREVIYLSAMQHKDSDSPHLAARRLTGEILADSRVPVTEIRAAIIVGPGSAAFEIMRDMVYNLPILTPPRWARSKSSPVALENLLNYLTGLLSHPATGNRRFDATGPDYLSYLEMFRHFITISGKKRLMIPLPIPLRLISVHFLRLITTVPEGIAKELIMGLKYDLPGDGKPLQALIPQTLLSFDNAVRKTLKDETDAVDNEDWGYDPEVRARWRPGFGFYPKQAGFTLNTSASADALWHVVQQIGGKDGYFYANILWSVRARLDDLCGNKITYGRPDRDTLEPGDKIDGWKVITVKPRQQLSLLFGMKAPGLGRLTFTIRDHGHQRTLDVRAWWHPAGFSGLLYWFAMMPAHLFIFKGMAKTIVKRAAAYVTPASDKT comes from the coding sequence ATGCCACAACAACGGATTTTAGTGCTGGGTGCCAGCGGTTATGTCGGACAGAATCTTATCCCGCAGCTGATCGCTGCCGGTCATCAGGTCACTGCCGCCGCCCGCCGGGTGGAGTGGATGCAGGCGCAGGGCTGGGAAAACACCCGCTGCTGCTATGCGGATCTGTATGATAAATCCACCCTGGAAACCCTGTTTCAGGACATTGATGTGGTGTATTACCTCGTCCACAGTATGACGGATGAGGATGACTTACTGGCGCGGGAACGCCTGGCGGCGGAAAACGTGCAGGAGATGCTGAATAAATCTGCTGTGCGGGAAGTCATTTACCTGAGCGCCATGCAGCATAAAGACAGCGACTCCCCGCACCTCGCCGCCCGCAGGCTGACCGGCGAAATCCTCGCGGACAGCCGCGTGCCGGTCACCGAGATCCGCGCTGCCATTATTGTCGGCCCCGGCTCAGCGGCATTCGAGATCATGCGCGACATGGTATACAACCTGCCGATCCTGACCCCGCCGCGCTGGGCACGCTCAAAATCCTCACCGGTGGCCCTGGAAAACCTGCTGAATTACCTGACCGGCCTGCTTTCTCACCCTGCAACCGGAAACCGCCGCTTTGATGCCACGGGGCCGGATTACCTCAGCTATCTGGAGATGTTCCGCCATTTTATAACCATCAGCGGCAAAAAGCGGCTGATGATCCCGCTGCCGATCCCGCTGCGGCTGATTTCAGTTCACTTTTTACGGCTTATCACCACGGTACCGGAAGGTATCGCCAAAGAGCTGATTATGGGGCTGAAATATGATCTGCCCGGCGACGGAAAACCGCTTCAGGCGCTGATCCCGCAGACGCTGCTCAGTTTTGATAATGCCGTACGCAAAACCCTTAAAGATGAAACGGATGCCGTGGATAATGAAGACTGGGGTTATGACCCGGAAGTCCGCGCCCGCTGGCGGCCGGGTTTCGGTTTCTATCCCAAACAGGCCGGTTTTACCCTGAATACCTCTGCCTCCGCCGATGCCCTGTGGCATGTTGTGCAGCAGATTGGCGGCAAAGACGGCTATTTTTACGCCAATATTCTGTGGTCAGTCCGCGCCCGGCTGGATGACCTGTGCGGTAATAAAATCACTTACGGCCGCCCGGATCGCGATACCCTCGAACCGGGGGATAAAATCGACGGCTGGAAAGTGATCACCGTGAAACCCCGGCAGCAGCTCTCCCTGCTGTTCGGCATGAAAGCCCCCGGGCTGGGACGGCTGACCTTTACCATCCGCGACCACGGCCACCAGCGGACGCTGGATGTCCGTGCCTGGTGGCATCCCGCCGGATTCAGCGGGCTGCTCTACTGGTTCGCCATGATGCCTGCTCATTTATTCATCTTTAAAGGAATGGCGAAAACCATCGTCAAACGGGCGGCAGCATACGTCACCCCGGCATCTGATAAGACATAA
- the artP gene encoding arginine ABC transporter ATP-binding protein ArtP: MSIQLKNINCFYGQHQALFDINLECGAGETMVLLGPSGAGKSSLLRALNLLEMPRSGELTIADHHFDFTTTPSAKEIRSLRQNVGMVFQQYNLWPHLTVMDNLTEAPIRVLGLTREAAQAKAEKLLTRLRLTDFANRFPLHLSGGQQQRVAIARALMMEPQVLLFDEPTAALDPEITSQVVDIIKELSQTGITQVIVTHEVDIARKTASKVVYMENGRIVEQGGAQCFITPQTEAFAGYLSH, translated from the coding sequence ATGAGTATTCAATTAAAAAACATCAATTGCTTTTACGGACAGCATCAGGCGCTGTTTGATATCAACCTGGAATGTGGTGCAGGCGAAACCATGGTACTGCTCGGGCCGAGCGGCGCCGGTAAGAGTTCGCTGCTGCGGGCACTGAACCTGCTTGAAATGCCGCGTTCCGGTGAACTGACCATTGCGGATCACCATTTTGATTTTACCACCACGCCATCTGCCAAAGAGATCCGTTCCCTGCGTCAGAACGTCGGTATGGTGTTCCAGCAATATAACCTGTGGCCGCATCTGACTGTCATGGATAACCTGACAGAAGCACCGATCCGGGTGCTGGGTCTGACCAGAGAAGCGGCTCAGGCAAAAGCGGAAAAGCTGCTGACACGTCTGCGTCTGACCGATTTTGCAAACCGTTTCCCGCTGCATTTATCCGGCGGCCAGCAGCAGCGTGTGGCAATTGCCCGTGCCCTGATGATGGAGCCGCAGGTACTGTTATTCGATGAGCCGACAGCGGCACTGGACCCGGAGATTACCTCTCAGGTCGTCGATATTATTAAAGAGCTGTCACAGACCGGGATTACCCAGGTGATTGTGACTCACGAAGTGGATATCGCCCGTAAAACCGCCAGCAAGGTGGTGTATATGGAAAACGGCCGCATCGTGGAACAGGGCGGCGCCCAATGCTTTATCACGCCGCAGACAGAGGCATTTGCCGGCTATCTGTCACACTGA
- the artJ gene encoding arginine ABC transporter substrate-binding protein, translating to MKKLVIAALIGAFAFSAAAAEKEKIRFATEASYAPFETVNEKNEIVGFDVDLAQAMCAKIDAECTFTNQAFDSLIPSLKYKRFDALMAGIDVTPERQKQVDFTNTYYDNSAVFVAVAGKFDSIDSLKGKQIGIQNGTTHQKYLMEQFKDMKIVPYESYQNAVLDLKGGRIDAVFGDTAVINEWLKSNDNLKTVGERVTDPEYFGTGLAIAVRKGNSELKDKLNKALGEVKADGTYDTLYKKWFE from the coding sequence ATGAAAAAACTGGTTATTGCCGCATTAATCGGCGCGTTTGCTTTCTCCGCAGCGGCGGCAGAAAAAGAAAAAATCCGTTTCGCGACAGAAGCGAGTTATGCCCCGTTTGAAACCGTGAATGAGAAAAACGAAATCGTCGGTTTTGATGTGGATCTGGCTCAGGCAATGTGTGCCAAAATCGATGCGGAATGTACCTTTACCAACCAGGCGTTTGACAGCCTGATCCCGAGCCTGAAATACAAGCGTTTTGACGCGCTGATGGCTGGAATTGACGTCACACCTGAGCGTCAGAAGCAGGTTGATTTCACCAATACCTATTATGATAACTCTGCTGTTTTCGTTGCAGTTGCGGGCAAATTTGATAGCATTGACAGCCTCAAAGGGAAACAGATTGGTATCCAGAACGGCACCACGCATCAGAAATACCTGATGGAGCAGTTTAAGGACATGAAAATTGTGCCTTATGAAAGCTACCAGAACGCGGTACTGGATCTGAAAGGCGGACGTATTGACGCCGTATTCGGTGACACAGCTGTTATCAATGAATGGCTGAAGAGCAACGACAATCTGAAAACCGTGGGTGAGCGCGTCACCGATCCGGAATATTTCGGCACCGGCCTGGCTATTGCGGTCCGCAAGGGCAACAGCGAGCTGAAAGACAAACTCAACAAGGCGCTTGGTGAGGTCAAAGCGGACGGTACTTACGATACCCTCTATAAGAAATGGTTTGAGTAA
- the artQ gene encoding arginine ABC transporter permease ArtQ: MNDFLSLASAAGVTVGLAVSALLIGLVLAMLFTLWETVRWKPVAFAGTCLVTLIRGLPELLVVLFVYYGTQEVIIQLSDGINLGFFTLTLEIDNGPYVPIFSGITALSLLYAAYASQTLRGALKAVPDGQREAGQALGLSRATIFLRFVMPQMWRHALPGLGNQWLVLLKDTALVYLIGINELMLQTQSIARRTEEPFTWYSIVALIYLAITLVSQYILKRIELRTTRFERSGQ, from the coding sequence ATGAACGATTTTCTCTCTTTAGCAAGCGCCGCCGGGGTAACCGTCGGCCTTGCTGTTTCTGCACTTCTGATCGGTCTGGTGCTCGCGATGCTGTTTACCCTCTGGGAAACCGTGCGCTGGAAACCTGTCGCCTTTGCCGGAACCTGTCTTGTTACGCTTATCCGTGGTTTACCTGAGCTGCTGGTGGTCCTGTTTGTCTATTACGGCACACAGGAAGTGATTATTCAGCTGAGCGACGGTATCAATCTGGGCTTCTTCACCCTGACGCTTGAGATCGACAACGGTCCCTATGTGCCGATCTTCAGCGGTATCACCGCCCTGTCTCTGCTCTATGCGGCCTATGCGTCACAAACCCTGCGCGGCGCCCTGAAAGCGGTGCCGGACGGACAGCGGGAAGCAGGCCAGGCGCTTGGTCTGAGCCGCGCCACCATTTTCCTCCGCTTTGTTATGCCGCAGATGTGGCGGCATGCCCTGCCGGGGCTGGGTAACCAGTGGCTGGTTCTGCTGAAAGATACCGCGCTGGTCTATCTGATTGGTATTAACGAACTGATGCTGCAGACACAAAGCATTGCCCGCCGTACTGAAGAACCTTTCACCTGGTACAGCATCGTGGCGCTTATCTACCTCGCCATCACGCTGGTCAGTCAGTACATCCTCAAACGTATCGAACTGCGTACCACACGTTTTGAACGGAGCGGCCAATGA
- the artM gene encoding arginine ABC transporter permease ArtM: protein MFDYILAVLPGLPVSLSLTFTALITAFLLSVLFTLVLSLKPRVLTPLVKGYITLFTGTPLLVQFFLIYFGPAQFEGLKNYPLLWELMSSPWLCAMVTLALNSAAYSTLLFYGAVKAIPKGQWQSCQALGMSQKQTMRIILPYAFKRALSSYSNEVVLIFKSTSLATTISLLEVMGYSRRLFGQDYDLNVFIAAGIIYLAVNSLLTLAMRLIERRALAFEHRN from the coding sequence ATATTTGATTATATTCTTGCCGTCTTACCGGGCCTGCCGGTCAGTCTGTCACTGACCTTTACCGCACTGATCACGGCGTTTCTGCTGTCAGTGCTGTTTACACTGGTACTCTCTCTCAAACCCCGGGTTCTGACGCCGCTGGTCAAAGGGTATATCACCCTGTTTACCGGGACGCCGCTGCTGGTCCAGTTTTTCCTGATTTATTTCGGGCCCGCGCAGTTTGAAGGGCTGAAAAACTATCCGCTGCTGTGGGAACTGATGTCCTCCCCGTGGCTCTGTGCCATGGTGACACTGGCGCTCAACAGTGCGGCTTATTCGACACTGCTGTTCTACGGTGCGGTAAAAGCAATTCCGAAAGGTCAGTGGCAGTCCTGTCAGGCGCTGGGAATGTCGCAGAAGCAGACCATGCGGATCATCCTGCCCTATGCCTTTAAACGTGCATTGTCGTCCTATTCCAACGAAGTGGTGCTGATTTTCAAAAGTACCTCACTGGCCACGACAATTTCACTGCTTGAAGTGATGGGTTACAGCCGCCGCCTGTTTGGTCAGGATTACGATCTGAACGTCTTTATTGCTGCGGGGATTATTTATCTGGCCGTCAACAGCCTGCTGACGCTGGCGATGCGTCTGATTGAACGCCGCGCACTGGCATTCGAACACCGTAACTGA